The DNA segment ATGTAGTGGTAGCGTATGGTCCGAATGTACTTGTTCGAATTGCTTAGTATTAAGTATTTAATCAATGAAAATGTTATGTTTCATAacgaactaaaaaatataaaacagatTAATAATTTCTTTGTACCCACCATTTCTGGTCAGTAATATTAAATGCATTTCGGTTGAGATTTAAGGTTTCCTAACACTAGTAAGTTTGGCGCAGAGAGTTATTTTACGAcaattctaaattttatttctgAACGAAGAAATGAATTTGTCGTTAATGTCAGTGTCCGACGCCCGTCATTGTCAACAAAATCTCAAAATATTAGTAGAAGTTTGTAGGCACCTACCTAGGTATTAATCGGGTCAAAAAAACACGTCAAATAATTACAAGAAAAAACCTAATTCACTAACTAGTTATAAGTTGTGTTGTAAAAATTGgagaaaataacatttatttaaaagaaaaacaattagaAATGTAAAAACATTCAACACCAATTTGGGAAGGTTTTAATAAGAATTATCATCATGTGGGTGAAACCTCaagaaatatatttgaaaaccgCACTATGGTAAGTTCTcaatcaataacaaaaatataaaagtcaGCTTTATCTTAATGTGTATTTAACTTTATTAATCTGTCGCGGTTTCGTTTGCTTCAGGGATACGGAAGAAACatctttgtattttgttttacaaTGTAGAAAAGGACATGGTAAATCAAAAGGGCTCTCCTCGCTTCTTGTTGGTACTTTAGACAGCGTCCGAGACACCAAACCTGCGCCCTACAGGATATTACATCAAACTCCAAACTCCGAAATCTATTATGGTATGTCCATTTGGATTTTATTGAAGAAAGTAAACTAAGGAGTTATTTTGTTAAcaagctagtaataatattattccacaataaatgttgaaaatgtaattttaaattgacaGAATTCAGGAAACCTACAGGTATCCAAAACAagtaacataataattatttatttatttttgttttagtaatAGCAACTGCATTGACGGAACAACAGATCCGTCAAGATTGGCAGTGGCTTATTGACAATGTTTGTTCAACACTCCATTCCTTTGACACCGAGGAAGAAGTCACAGAATTTGTATGCTGCAAAATTAACTCTGTTATGGCAACTgaacaagaaaatataactgaaggtattttgaaaaacaaaatgtaacCTTGTAAATTTATGTAATTCTATGCTGTTGCATACCgtctatttgtttattttattaaataagaatCCATTTTGTACAGATGAAGACACAATAACTTACAAAAATGTTGATTATGAATTTCACCAAAGATTTAATATGCCCAAAGATGAAAAACTTGTGTGCTATTATTCATGCAGGTAAGGAATATTGCAATGaccttgaattaaaaaatatacacatttaTGTCATTatcctaaatatatatattcattttttagttattgGAAGGGAAAAATGCCACGTCAGGGATGGATGTATCTGTCTGTCCATTACATGTGTTTCTATTCATACATTATCGGTCGGAAAACAGCTGTTAAGATACGTTGGGCTGATGTGACAGAGCTCGCAAAAACACACAGCCTAATATTTCCAGACTCCATTAAAGTGGTGACCAGGGATGCTGAGCATTATTTCACTATGTTTTTGAAGAAGAATGAGACTTTTGCATTAATGCAGCAGCTCGCCAATATTGCTATGAAAcagtaagtattttttatttagactTTGGTGATACATTATACAACAGAAACCAAAACTTTTTTGAAATACAACTATtggtatttattattgattaaaacattgcacacaatttaaaatgtattaaagctAGTACCATTCTAGACTTCAGAAAACTTGTACTTGATGATCTGTGCATGAAACTGTTAGCAGGCATTGTAATATATTGAAAGTTTGACACGCTAATATGACTAAGTGTTTATGACAATTGAAAACTGTTtatatacctaatataaatattgttttcaatttactcaaaaataggtaatataaaataaaaataggtcTTAAGAGATTGAAATTTTTAGGCTTATAGATGATAAATCTGGAACCTTCAACATTGACAAAGATTTATTAACAAAACTGAGCAAAAATGTGCCAAAGAAAGCATCTTTTTTGAAACGTGACCTAGATGCTAGAAAGCAATCAAATCTGTACACACTAAGGTTCCGATTGCCTCAAACAGAAAAGCTTGATGGAACTGAAGCATGTACTCTCTGGACaccatacaataaaaaacacaattggGGAAGACTATATTTGTCTCAGAATTTTATATGTTTTGACAGCAGGGTATGTATAAATTACTTGTTCAGTGAATAATCTAATGATTCAGGTCAACTCATGTTACACCATACCTATCTAAAAATTCCATTTTATACACAAAACTTAtctacaaataatttttaatgtataaaatggGCAAAAACGTTAAATATTTTAGGTTCTGAAAATCCTATTCAAATTAAAACAGATGGTTATTATGgacatacctagtcaggtcataaattctgtcacatgtttaatgtaaaataattgaaacaagtttattcattatgtaaccattcatatatcaaaatgaacttaacaaaacatagattcttatgacactaaagtttattcaaaatgacctccgtgattttgaatacaggccttcaatctgcgcggccagccgtctatcgcagcacgaacgaggtccatgtcaatatcggcggctgccttaatcaaggatgtcttgagtgactccaaattgggatgaggctttgagcacgccttttcctccaagtgttgccatatcttgtaatctaacggattcaaatttggactggaggagggccagtcttcgtgccgcatgaagtcgatttcacgcgccgccagccagtcttgtgtgctcttcgctctatgagctggcgccgaatcttgttggaatacccagtgcctgttattgaacatagtATGAGatacaggttccacaaggttcgtcaggactgtattttgatacacaactgcattcgtttttacacctttctcacaaaaatgtacctctgttaagccccaataagaaactcccaaccataccatgagcgaggatggaaaatgacctcgttggacacgcggaatacggttgctcgcttcttcactactgtgtgcgtacaccttataatttttttcccgcgtaccgcttcaacaaagcgcggcttTTCTTCAGTctggtccattagacgagcattcaaacgatgtcctgtttttcttcgatatgcccgaagccctaagtcttcatttaacacccttttcaccgtggttctgcttaaccccatctgaagggccaacagtttctgcttacgttagggatttctttgaattcgcgccttcacagcttttatcactgctggagtcctaacggaccgagggcgaccacttcttgacctgtcatctacactagagtcttcattgtatcgtttgatggtacgataaacgaatcttttggtgatattcaaatttttcagtatgttaaaaatttgaattggcgcgtaaccgcaacgatgcaacgcaataactgcaacacggtcttctttaagcgtccactccatatttaaaaatgagtaaaattctaaaagtatacatttttattttcatgaacaattcgaaattcgaattcaataaacttttttgtggccagcattctaaaagaaaagtttttactgtgtgacaatacttatgacctgactagttatatacgtACATAAGTgcctactattatttttttgtttagttactGTTTACTGGTATTAGAATTGCAGAATATacttaaacttaattaatttaatcttaaaaaaaatacaagcacAATTAGAAACTTAACTATCAACTTGTTGTAAAGTAGAGCCATAGGGATTGtcaattttaacaatattttttttataatttaaaagaatattataaatTCAGCCAGATCTTATTTTGTTAGAAATAATTTACAGGGACACAGTGCTATAATACTTTGTATCATTATCACTTGAATGTATGAACTTGGGAAAGATATAATGAGATGTTTCAAATACTCACTCTTTGTGTACCCTTGGCTTAAATGTTTATCGGGTTATTTATCTTAAGACATAGTTTGATGTTTCATTgaaataatacaatacaaacattACATAAAAAAGTGGCAATTCGCCATAAATGGACATCCTCATAATGCGCTTATTTTGCGTGTGGACGGAAGGTACCTTACCGAGGACTATTTCAGCTCCTCCATAATGTAAGCTAACTACCTTGAGCTGCTGAGCCTCTCGGGGTGACCTCCTTAACCCGAAGTGTGAAGCCCGATAGGATTTTCAGCGGCAAATATAGGCAGAGCGTGTTTTCATCGCTTACTTCTAAAATAAAACGTTACTACtgaaaaaactatattaataaaTCTACTAATAAAACATCACGTCAAGTCCCCTTCAATAATTaccaaatataaatttcatatgAGTAGTGTAGAATTGTAATACTGGATaagtttcaattatttaaagttGACTATAGATTAAACAACACACTTAATATACCTACAGCTATccttaaatttattgtttacaaaTGTGTTAGTCACGATACCACGTCCATTGTTTACAGAACCATTACAGCATTTGTATTTATCGTTTGAACGTAGTATTATTACAtgtgatgatttttttgtaatcgttttttttgtttacatttttttggtGCTAAGAAGTTCGATACTCATAGACTTCACAATATGTTTGTTGGCACTCGCCTTGATTGGCAGAACTGAACCACTTTTTAAACCTGAGCACGCGATCTCTTACATCAGCTCCCGTAACCGTTTGTGCGGGATCACAATACGCCCTCCTACCAATAAACGTATACCTATTGATGATTGCAGTACTTTGATATAATACTCGGAAAGCTGCTGTCCTTTTCCCAGTGATTCTTTTTACGTCAACCACATGAAGAGATGAGGGCTTTATGAGTGATTATAGGACGCATTCCTCTAATATCGAAATATTTGTACCAAAACCATTTTGATTCCATTACATGACAGCCAAATGAACGCTAAGTGCAGCAAATACATTGTAGGTGCCAAATTTGGTACGACTGACTATCCCACTGCGCAACGTACATCAAGTGGAACGCGCTGACTCCGGCGGCACTGGAAGCTCAGGAGATTCTGGTAGCATCCTCATCACGACCGCCCACCACACCAGCTTCCTTTTCGGAAACATATCCGACAGGGATTTTCTTGTGCACAAAATCTCTGAGCTACTGGCAAAATTACCAAAGTAAGaacttaaattacatatttaaggGCATGTTTCAAAGCGTTTGCATGCTTCATTGAAAGTACATACGTGTGTGAAGTTTAATTCATTGCCTTTTTCGTTTGTCAAAATGTAAAGAGCGTATAATTTTGACTAAGGCCATAATGCCCAAAGCCGGTCGTTATAGTTAATACCTAAAAATGCGCATTGAATCGATAATGGTAAACCTTAGTATTCACAGGATACAAGTGTTTATAACGACCTGAAATATGACTAGTGTAAATATCGATGAATTTCGCTATTCCACAAGATTTCAGTAGAAGTATCGCGCGATTCCAACTGTGAACACATATTTGCGGTTTATCGAAACACGGGCGAGAGAGGAAAGgataattaattagtttatGATTTTTGTTAAAACGACTCTTGTCcaaatttctttgtttttttcccTTCTGATTAAAAAAATGGCCTCACCCTAGCCGatcatgtttttatttgaatggTAATTTTCACTATTCGCTAAATCCACACGAGTTAATTAACTGTacgaatacatattattttagtattgtTTTCAAATTATTGTTACGCTGTGTTTAGCTATCGCGTTCGAGATAATATTTGATACTTTAAACCTGTCTATGCTAATGCATGTGTAATGTGAatgataataatgttttaaaagtttcattttGTAATTATCCGTTATTGTCTTCGaggttttttttagaattttttcgTCAAACCATAATAAGAAAtctattttcaaaaatgttattgcttctatttcgatgcctccaatgaacactactctaactccaaattcgtaggtttacaggaggagcgtttaaacgaaaaaagttggtAAAATCTTTGGTTTTTTCTTATgaaactagctgatttactcttgcttcgaaccccatcaataatgattttttaatacttttaaaatagtgaagcgattatgcgtgaaaaacgaaaatttcaaaattttgagttagagtagtgttcattggaggcatcgatttgctTTCTAATCATTTAACACAGCATGTTCCAGCCACGGCAACGCTAACGGCGGTCGGGAATCATATTTTTAAGGCTGTTCAATTTACGTATCAGTAACATAACTTGATTGTGCAGTGATGTGTATAGGGAGAAGGCGATACGGGCAATGGCGAAACTCGAAAATGACAGTCACTGGACTCCGCAGCCCCCTTTGATGACGCTATTCAAGACTCATCAAACTTCACCGATTAAACAAATGCAACAGAAAAAGGTggatagaaataaatttaacttgAGAACACCGTGTAGTTGTGAAGCGAATTTTGTTGATGCTCGTTTTTTATAGGAGAAAAGATGGGAAGACCACATGGCTGAAGTCGGTCGAGGGGTGAGCATGTACCAAACGACAGACGGTAGCGAATTAGTCGTCAGCGGCCTTCCTGAGTCTCTTCGTGGAGAACTATGGAGCGTGTTCTCGGGTTCTATACTGCAGAAGGCACAGAACAAAGGACTGTACGAAAGACTGGTTAATGAGGCTCTTTCATCGAAGAATCAGGCGAACGATGAAATAGAACGAGATTTGCACAGATCATTGCCGGAACATAGGGCATTTCAAAACGATATCGGTGAGTTAGTTTTGCTgggttttttcctacctaagctgattatcaccgggctagtaggtcagctcacggggctcaaacctgacgttgtggctaacacgaacactagcaagaggagtgcttcgcagaatctaccaccggatcggaaacgcgacccactgagaagatccggcgagaaactcagtgggctgtgtctgtgggttaatttactcgccgagcccttcgtcgcaaggtaggcagcggcttggctctgcccttggcgttgctgaaatccatgggcgacggtaaccactcaccttcaggtgggtcgtttgctcgtctgtctactagggcaataaaaaaaagcgaagggttcgacgagaacgatgactggatgttagtggattgggaggatccgagatgacctTATTGTTTTGCGGTATTAAACATTCCAAAAGCCCTACAAATCTAATGCTTTGAAGTAGGGTTATCAGTTACTTGATACAAAttttagtggttttttttttctacaatcaGGAATATCGGCATTACGTCGGGTTCTATGTGCGTACGCTCGCAAGAATCCCACAATAGGATATTGTCAGGCGATGAACATCGTGGCGTCTGTACTACTCATATATTGTCCGGAAGAGCAGGCGTTCTGGTTGTTAGCAACAATATGCGAGACTTTGTTGCCAGATTACTACAATACCAGGGTAGTCGGAGCTCTGGTACGTATgggacgcatttttttttttttattgcttagatgggtggacgagcagcccacctggtgttaagtggttactggagcccatagacatctgcaacgtaaatgcgccacccaccttgatatataagttctaaggtctcagtatagttacagcggctaccccacctttcaaaccgaaacgcattactgcttcacagcagaaataggcagggtggtgatatctacctgtgcggacacacaagtggtcctaccaccagtaagaatattGAATAAGTCGTGAAACATTATGTCACttttagctttttttaaattttgaagtaaCTTTGCTTTAAATGATAAACGCCTCTCTTTAGAATCATGATACTATTACTGAGCACGGTATAATAAATCGTTCtgttgttatttatctattatgaCTCATAGAGCAAAATCTGTTTCATTACGCAATGTATTAATATTTCAcaattaatataaatcaaagAGGAACAGTGATAAATGAGGAAAGAAAATTGATAAATTGTTATGtctaaaaaaacctaaaataggGTTACATAAAAATCATGactattaatgaattaatttgCACAACATAATTAAAGTAGAGATTTTTAAAGAATTCGAGTCAAGAATATTTTCATACGGAAATGTTACGTCATCAATGACGAATTGTATTTTCCTATGGCGACTCtgtttattatctatctatataatctctatatatattaagatgaatgttgttcgttagtctcgctaaaactctagaacggctggactgatttggctaattttagtcttgaattatttgtcgaagtccagcgaaagtttgaaaggtagataaatatgaaaatgctcggaattaaatcaaaaattaacaattttgtttttcctttgatgtttcccccgtcggacggattccttttgtttgttttaggtttattttatacaaacgtttaggtcttttatttatcgattgaggcattaccaaatctgccgggtcagctagttaagtaataaaaattgcGTTCCATTAGGTtacaattttcttttctttgtttCGTTCCAATATTAACTCACGTATAGCTCcgtgaaaattttacatttgcAGTCATATTTAGTAAAGAAAATTCTTTCAAAAACGaatgactttaaaaataaataaatacatttttaggtCGATCAAGGAGTCCTTGAAGAACTAACAGAAGCTCATCTGCCGGAATTACACGCGAAGCTAGACGAACTGGGAATGATGAAAATGATCAGTCTGTCTTGGTTCCTGACTCTGTTCATCAGCGTGATGCCGTACGAGTGCGCGGTCAACGTTATGGACTGTTTCTTTTATGATGGCGCTAAAGTCATATTCCAGGTACGATTTATTGCCTCCTGTGTAATACGATAATGTATACAAATGTAAGAATTGAGAACTTGaaccgcgacggggcaacgcaaagccgaaacatgtcttgtcggatcccccggatccattctcggtgcttttaggctcttcaagcaccggtcaccgtcctcgtcaaattCTTTCTAgtttgacgagcgaactaacccatagacacagccggCTGATTTtcttaccggatcttctcaatgtgtcgtgattctgatccggtggtagattctgcgaagcactgctcttgctagggctagtgttagcaacgtcctcagattGAGCGCATGAGCtcagctgaaatagcctcttaggctaccagcgaatgggtAGGGAAAAATCAACTCAACTCATCAAAAAGCAAAATACGCAGTTTCCTTTTATTTGATTGACATGTCTTTTCTAGTTATTTTAAAACCAAATTACCataccgattttgatgaaatttgcaTTGGATCAATATAGAAGTATATTCTTCCATCCTTACATAACGATTTATAAATGACTGAGTATAGAGTTAAAGAAAAAATCGAATACAATGGAAGacatcctccttttttgaagtcggttaaaattaTATATGCTTCGTCAGGTAACGCTCACGATTCTCGACATCAATCACGAGAAGCTACTCAAATGCACCGAAGATGGACAGGCTATGCAGGTTTTAAACGAGTATCTAGAAGGCATTTACAACGAGGAAGCAATGGCGCTGTCCACAGAACCACGAACTGAGGCAAAAGTACGTCACAATCACATAATTTCATTCAaaaattaatcaatttgaatataggtattaaacaaaaaagtttCTTCTCGTTGCTCGCTcagtattttatgtattttttatgcacagttaaaaaaaaataagcattctgcactccctctttatattctgtataagtgtgggaaattttatactcctccgtgcgcgcaattttcttaaaataaaaaaagtttttgcttcacgtatctattaatatattagccGTATTAGCGAGAGTCCAACGACAATGACAAAATCCCACTGTCACTATTGCTTACTCTtgacagttgtttttttttttttttaagtgattttatgacctggtaactaagacctttaagtcatgtcttattttaatttatattcttatttttatgaaaaatgataatatggagtgaaatgaaatcaaaatgattaatttgagacgttaatcaactgggatgaaatgaaatgaaatgagatgatatggaatgaaatataatcttagtaaaatggtggtcatttactaagattttttcagtggactttttggaggaacccgagaagttgcgtccagcggctttgtttcattttcccacatttgtgcactttcacagatattaaaaagttaataaaccaccgttattacacatttaaacctgaagaaacactaaatagacaaaataaaacaaatcacacaacttcactcctcgcgttcccgccaaaaagtcctcttgACAGTTGAACGCGCCGTTTGCCACAGATTAACTTACCGGTCACcttcctcgccgaacccgtcgcttgcgacgaagggctcgacgactaaattaacccatagacaaagcccactgagtttctggccggatcttctcagtgggtcgcgtttctgatccggggGTACAAGCCGGGGGTACAACATACAATAAGGAAACaaatctaaaatggcggcggcgattatgcgctctcactctaaactattgctgtctttagtcgcacacggcgcgtactgcatgcaaaTAAAAATCAGTTCTGACTTTGTTGTTGAGTTCGAGTTTTTTCACTTTATTGTTCACTTTGTTGTTGACTGGCAACAAAAGTGTCTACGCAAGTTGCATCCCAGATGAGACACCTCCCCCTCTGTCAGGGcctaaagtaaagtaaagtacattctcatcatttgtttttttatattttttttcaataaacaactttttcttcctatctttctttttatttgttgaccctgccatctgtcagtgcaggtGCATAaacgccattttcgattcgtttctttattggcgcggcttatagattctgcgaagcactactcttgctagggccagtgttagcaacactccggtttgagccccgtgagttcacctaaacgtcaaggagaagctgaaatagcatcacaaggctatcagcataggtagggaacaaAATAACTTACGTTTACAGTCAATAATGAACCTTATATTTCAGACAATAAAGATTCAAGATCTCATTTACCGTACTTACCGTTCGTACGGCAGCACCGTTACCAGCGAACATATAGAGCACTTGCGACTGAAACACCGCCTGCGGGTAGTCAAACAACTAGAGGACAGCCTGGAGAGGAATACATTGAGGGCTTTACAACAAGACAAGCTGCTGGAGCCTAATGAATTGCATGTGAGGAAAACCATGCTTACAATGTACagcgtttttaatacgctttagcttcagacgtatgtattttactggtggtaggacctcttatgatactggtggtaggacctcttattatactggtggtaggacctcttatgactactggtggtaggacctcttatgagtccgcgcgggtgggtaccaccgccctgcctgtttctgccgtgaagcagtaatgcgtttcggtttgaagggtgggacagccgttgtaactataccgagatcttagaacttatatctcaaggtgggtggcgcatttacgttgtagatgtctatgggctccagtaaccacttaacaccaggtgggctgtgagctcgcccaccacCCACCtaactcacaaaaaaaaaatgtgacggaatctttgaacatgattttgacccctttaaaaacgtcggattaactcgaaatttggtacctatacgtattaaggaccgatgaaaattcaatatttaaaaaaaaaaattgaaaatattgaaattcaactaaaaaatgaaaaataaataatagttaaaaaaactaacaaaatacgcttttatagaaaatccaactaaaaatagaaaataaattttaataaatttgaattaaaaatagtgtaagaaaaaatgattttattgtaaaaaagctatGTCATGTATTTCAGACTAACATAGGCGATGAGAATTTTATGTCATTGAATTTAGTAAAactgtaacaaaaaatatattttaatcttttttataGGATCTCTTAAGCATAATACGCGAAGAGTTATTCTGGGCGAAGCGTGTACCTTGCGAAAGATTGGAAGCTCCTTACGAAGCTTACCGACTCGATTACACCCAATTCAAAAGTTTATTCACTGCTCTATCGCCTTGGGCCAAAGGGGATTACGCCGAAGCTATTACTGCTAGAATGTTTAAGGTAACCAAATATATAATTGTTTGCTTTTTTGTTGACTATTATACcaaatgctctgaggaattattcgagatgatctcatctcctttttattatCACACTTTCTGTCATCCGAGCAgagttcatcgacagtgcgtttcttttctgccacgtaccacccGGCCTTAAAATTAACTTCCCTCTACAGTGTTTCCCgaccgctatgacatgtccttcttcaaa comes from the Bombyx mori chromosome 10, ASM3026992v2 genome and includes:
- the LOC101736126 gene encoding TBC1 domain family member 9 isoform X1, with the translated sequence MWVKPQEIYLKTALWDTEETSLYFVLQCRKGHGKSKGLSSLLVGTLDSVRDTKPAPYRILHQTPNSEIYYVIATALTEQQIRQDWQWLIDNVCSTLHSFDTEEEVTEFVCCKINSVMATEQENITEDEDTITYKNVDYEFHQRFNMPKDEKLVCYYSCSYWKGKMPRQGWMYLSVHYMCFYSYIIGRKTAVKIRWADVTELAKTHSLIFPDSIKVVTRDAEHYFTMFLKKNETFALMQQLANIAMKQLIDDKSGTFNIDKDLLTKLSKNVPKKASFLKRDLDARKQSNLYTLRFRLPQTEKLDGTEACTLWTPYNKKHNWGRLYLSQNFICFDSRVPNLVRLTIPLRNVHQVERADSGGTGSSGDSGSILITTAHHTSFLFGNISDRDFLVHKISELLAKLPNDVYREKAIRAMAKLENDSHWTPQPPLMTLFKTHQTSPIKQMQQKKEKRWEDHMAEVGRGVSMYQTTDGSELVVSGLPESLRGELWSVFSGSILQKAQNKGLYERLVNEALSSKNQANDEIERDLHRSLPEHRAFQNDIGISALRRVLCAYARKNPTIGYCQAMNIVASVLLIYCPEEQAFWLLATICETLLPDYYNTRVVGALVDQGVLEELTEAHLPELHAKLDELGMMKMISLSWFLTLFISVMPYECAVNVMDCFFYDGAKVIFQVTLTILDINHEKLLKCTEDGQAMQVLNEYLEGIYNEEAMALSTEPRTEAKTIKIQDLIYRTYRSYGSTVTSEHIEHLRLKHRLRVVKQLEDSLERNTLRALQQDKLLEPNELHDLLSIIREELFWAKRVPCERLEAPYEAYRLDYTQFKSLFTALSPWAKGDYAEAITARMFKLMDHDDDGFVSARGLSVAIGLSTRGDAQRRLRALYCAHAPPLLTHQDLRPTHFTETGEEVAADAISFFDDIENPPTPEPLALSGLQRSISEVCGEGSNMDKSTDSTTSQTGSPWEGYTSESVRACGLAGLAGSSPPSPGPAPPPPAPPLPRAHFLQLLAALHDLTQHSAPHYEAVVLAGTLLLQLGELNHRRPDLEREMSQDSLYLAAAAKQSSTSTMDPNGNTPDEQEIRRTQSQESESVWSITLEQFLATMLLQPPLEEYFNEKISLVPQLEALKQRDRLHSVS
- the LOC101736126 gene encoding TBC1 domain family member 9 isoform X2 yields the protein MWVKPQEIYLKTALWDTEETSLYFVLQCRKGHGKSKGLSSLLVGTLDSVRDTKPAPYRILHQTPNSEIYYVIATALTEQQIRQDWQWLIDNVCSTLHSFDTEEEVTEFVCCKINSVMATEQENITEDEDTITYKNVDYEFHQRFNMPKDEKLVCYYSCSYWKGKMPRQGWMYLSVHYMCFYSYIIGRKTAVKIRWADVTELAKTHSLIFPDSIKVVTRDAEHYFTMFLKKNETFALMQQLANIAMKQLIDDKSGTFNIDKDLLTKLSKNVPKKASFLKRDLDARKQSNLYTLRFRLPQTEKLDGTEACTLWTPYNKKHNWGRLYLSQNFICFDSRVPNLVRLTIPLRNVHQVERADSGGTGSSGDSGSILITTAHHTSFLFGNISDRDFLVHKISELLAKLPKEKAIRAMAKLENDSHWTPQPPLMTLFKTHQTSPIKQMQQKKEKRWEDHMAEVGRGVSMYQTTDGSELVVSGLPESLRGELWSVFSGSILQKAQNKGLYERLVNEALSSKNQANDEIERDLHRSLPEHRAFQNDIGISALRRVLCAYARKNPTIGYCQAMNIVASVLLIYCPEEQAFWLLATICETLLPDYYNTRVVGALVDQGVLEELTEAHLPELHAKLDELGMMKMISLSWFLTLFISVMPYECAVNVMDCFFYDGAKVIFQVTLTILDINHEKLLKCTEDGQAMQVLNEYLEGIYNEEAMALSTEPRTEAKTIKIQDLIYRTYRSYGSTVTSEHIEHLRLKHRLRVVKQLEDSLERNTLRALQQDKLLEPNELHDLLSIIREELFWAKRVPCERLEAPYEAYRLDYTQFKSLFTALSPWAKGDYAEAITARMFKLMDHDDDGFVSARGLSVAIGLSTRGDAQRRLRALYCAHAPPLLTHQDLRPTHFTETGEEVAADAISFFDDIENPPTPEPLALSGLQRSISEVCGEGSNMDKSTDSTTSQTGSPWEGYTSESVRACGLAGLAGSSPPSPGPAPPPPAPPLPRAHFLQLLAALHDLTQHSAPHYEAVVLAGTLLLQLGELNHRRPDLEREMSQDSLYLAAAAKQSSTSTMDPNGNTPDEQEIRRTQSQESESVWSITLEQFLATMLLQPPLEEYFNEKISLVPQLEALKQRDRLHSVS